A single window of Gossypium hirsutum isolate 1008001.06 chromosome A10, Gossypium_hirsutum_v2.1, whole genome shotgun sequence DNA harbors:
- the LOC107896877 gene encoding protein LIGHT-DEPENDENT SHORT HYPOCOTYLS 10, giving the protein MFLLSLTLLPGPPISTCLPSLTTNIHIHLNDMSSERGKDITEGSSLIADHHQPPTPSRYESQKRRDWNTFGQYLKNQRPPVPLSQCNSNHVLDFLRYLDQFGKTKVHLQSCMFYGQPEPPAPCTCPLRQAWGSLDALIGRLRAAYEENGGSPESNPFATGAIRVYLREVRESQAKARGIPYKKQKKKPSQDKPSDESSSTLFLS; this is encoded by the coding sequence ATGTTCCTCCTCTCCCTTACCTTGCTTCCCGGCCCCCCTATTTCTACTTGCCTGCCTTCCTTAACAACAAACATACACATCCATCTCAACGATATGTCCAGTGAGAGAGGGAAGGATATAACCGAAGGATCATCCTTGATTGCCGATCACCACCAACCCCCAACACCTAGCCGATATGAGTCCCAGAAGAGAAGGGACTGGAATACTTTCGGTCAGTACTTGAAGAACCAGCGGCCTCCGGTTCCTCTTTCACAGTGCAATTCCAACCATGTCTTAGACTTCCTGCGATATCTGGATCAGTTCGGGAAGACCAAGGTTCACCTCCAAAGTTGCATGTTCTACGGACAGCCTGAACCACCTGCTCCTTGCACTTGCCCCCTTAGGCAAGCTTGGGGCAGCCTTGATGCTCTTATTGGGAGGCTTCGAGCTGCCTATGAAGAAAATGGAGGGTCACCTGAGTCCAACCCTTTTGCCACCGGTGCTATTCGAGTTTATCTAAGAGAGGTGAGGGAAAGTCAAGCCAAGGCAAGGGGGATCCCTTACAAGAAGCAAAAGAAAAAGCCCAGTCAAGACAAACCAAGCGATGAATCCAGCTCCACCCTTTTCTTGTcttga